The following coding sequences lie in one Musa acuminata AAA Group cultivar baxijiao chromosome BXJ3-1, Cavendish_Baxijiao_AAA, whole genome shotgun sequence genomic window:
- the LOC103998337 gene encoding cell division cycle 20.2, cofactor of APC complex-like, producing the protein MDMDFARCALTMPSRPQRDGSIESPSSAAYQKLLVQCILKNRSRIFAFKSAPESPADKVCQFDEDNRPHKKQQRRIPKDPDRVLAAYDIIDDDRLNLLDWGSNNVLAIGLNDTVYIWNAANKSGTKFSRALENNSPVTSISWSPDGKVLAVALGNSDLDLFDAATGRLLVGIQGDSHSFVCSLAWRSNAILTTGRSDGSVVDYDIRKDDRAICDYKGHRLEVCSLKWSELFGRYLASGGKDKLVHIWDARMAVVNHHPCQRQLLHKISNHTSTVRALDWCPTRSNLLASGGGRNDHCIKFWNAVNGVCLNSIDTGSEVCALLWDKNKSELLTSHGFPNNQLTLWNYTSMTRKAELFGHSSRVLYLAGSPLGGVVASAAEDETLKFWNVFETPKPPKPEANTVPFAQFSVIR; encoded by the coding sequence ATGGACATGGACTTCGCGCGCTGTGCTCTAACCATGCCTTCCAGACCTCAGCGTGATGGTTCGATAGAATCCCCATCGAGTGCAGCGTACCAAAAACTTCTTGTTCAATGTATTTTGAAGAACAGATCTCGCATTTTCGCATTCAAGAGTGCACCCGAATCACCGGCCGACAAGGTGTGCCAATTTGACGAGGACAATCGACCGCACAAGAAGCAACAGAGACGAATCCCAAAAGATCCAGATAGGGTTTTGGCTGCTTATGACATCATAGATGATGATAGGTTGAATCTCctcgactggggaagcaataatgtgttggcGATTGGCCTCAATGACACAGTGTACATATGGAATGCTGCGAATAAGTCTGGTACGAAGTTTTCACGAGCCTTAGAAAACAACAGCCCTGTCACTAGCATCAGCTGGTCCCCAGACGGCAAAGTTCTCGCTGTCGCATTAGGCAATTCAGATTTAGATCTGTTTGATGCAGCAACAGGACGTCTGTTGGTTGGGATCCAAGGTGACAGCCACTCCTTTGTTTGTTCACTTGCCTGGAGAAGTAATGCAATCTTGACGACAGGGAGATCCGATGGTAGTGTTGTTGATTATGACATTAGAAAAGATGACCGGGCCATCTGTGACTATAAAGGGCATCGACTTGAagtttgtagtcttaaatggtccGAGTTGTTTGGGCGGTATCTGGCAAGCGGAGGGAAGGACAAACTTGTGCACATATGGGACGCCCGCATGGCTGTTGTAAATCACCATCCGTGCCAACGTCAATTGCTTCACAAGATCAGCAACCACACTTCCACTGTGAGGGCCCTTGATTGGTGCCCTACTAGGAGCAATCtgctggcttctggtggaggACGCAATGATCATTGCATTAAGTTTTGGAATGCTGTTAATGGTGTTTGCTTGAACTCAATTGATACCGGCTCTGAAGTTTGTGCGTTGTTGTGGGACAAGAACAAATCTGAATTGCTTACCTCCCATGGGTTTCCAAACAATCAACTCACCCTATGGAATTACACATCCATGACGAGAAAAGCTGAGCTTTTTGGTCATTCATCTCGTGTTCTTTACTTGGCTGGGAGCCCATTGGGaggtgtagtagcttctgcagCAGAAGATGAGACACTCAAGTTCTGGAATGTCTTTGAGACTCCCAAACCACCAAAACCTGAAGCAAACACTGTGCCCTTTGCCCAATTTAGTGTCATAAGATGA